Below is a genomic region from Halostella litorea.
GGTGGACTGGATCTCCGTCGCGGCGATCCCCTTTACCTCCGCCGGGGAGTCGACGACCACCTTCGCGATGATGTCGACGTCGCCGGCGACGATGTAGGCCGATTCGACGCCGTCGATCGCCTCGACGTCGTCGCGGAGCCGGTCCGCCTCGCCCGTGTTCGCTTTGATCATGACGTACGCGGTCACCATCTTACGCACCTCCGGCGGCAGCGCGGCCGCCCTCGCCGACGAGGATCTGGCGGACGTCCGAGAGCACGTCGAAGTCCGCGAGGACGACCAGCCGGTCGCCCGTCTCCAGGGACTCGTCCGGGCTGGGGATC
It encodes:
- a CDS encoding Lrp/AsnC family transcriptional regulator yields the protein MVTAYVMIKANTGEADRLRDDVEAIDGVESAYIVAGDVDIIAKVVVDSPAEVKGIAATEIQSTDGVEDTQTYIAMD